The sequence gtgcaccttatagtgtggaaaatacggTACATGgaattattaattttactttttggtTTTTAAGTTTTTACCCTGTTTTCTCTGTAATTGTTGTCATAGTCAAAGTTTTCCGATAGCAAAGACCATTTTACCAAGCTGGCAAGGTAAAGACGAGCATAGTTTCTGCTGAGTAATTCTTAACCAAATTAACCATTTCTTTTTAAACTTTTGTCAACTTGGCGCTTTTTCTTCTAAAGTGCACCAAAATGCATCACAATATATAAGATAAGAGTGTTCTTTCTGATTATTGGTCAGACATGTCTGGGGTTGACTgggaagtaaatacaggaagaagtgTACGGTGTTCTGGACTAGATATTTGTTCAGTTTAAAGTGGAGCAACTGCAGAAATGGCATTTGtctgattagtcgactactaaaatagtcattagttgtagccctagttcttgtttatattatattatatagcgtATTCCATACGCCCATGAGCATTATTAAGTTAAAACACAATTGAAATATATTTACAACTTCATATTCACTTTTTACTATTGTACTCTTTAATTGCAATCTTTCATTTTGCAAACTCCCTCCGTACAAAAGTGAGTTGTATTGTAATCTGATGGTTGTGAGACCTGAGGATGTTTGTGtagtcaaatgcagtgtaatctgAATGAGATCCCTTCCCCCCCTGATCGCATGTTGacggtggtggtggaggtgtaaACAACCCGTTTGTAAGCGGCGACGGAAACCTGTAAAATGGAGGAGTTCTCCACAAGTTGTGAGAGTGGGAGCAACTTTCAAAATGACGGTCAGCAGGAGGGAGGAAGAGGCGAGGAGTGGGCTGTCGGAAAGACAAAAGCAAACAAGCCGAGATGGCTCGGCCTGATGCTTCTGGAGGTCTGAAGGCCTGTGGTCACGCAGGCCCTGCCCTTCTGCCTTCTGCACCTTTTCACAGCCCTGCTCTGTACCTTCTGTAACCGTCACACATTTAAATACTTATCTGCTTTTATAACGGCCTTTGCTAGAACACACTGCAGCACTGGCCTCCTGCACTCAGCGCTTTTGCTTTTTTCTGGTTTCTTTTCTTTCAAGCAGCCGTTGGAGAAATCGCAGGGCTGTGTGATCTTTTCTTGCACAGTGTGTGTCTGAGATTGTCTGATCTGACCTGCCTGCAGAGCCACCTGCActcaggttcaggttcaggtcAGAAATACGATGTACACAACTGAAATTTACAGATGCGTGAcctaggcgtctgttttttaatgctattcttATTTTATACAAAGCTATGGTGTAAAAAATGAGGAGagcacttcggtttctgaatcagtttctcagattttgctatttatagatatatatatatatatttttttatatactttttattttatctactaaagacagattataggCCCAGTGAATGGCTGAGGGTGGCCCCTACACCACAGCTTCTCCGCTgtgcaagccagcccagtaaattgctgtttttgtcattcagacatcattcttgtagcttAATTTAcccatttttcttaaataataggtctatgcttcttcggtgttgcaatgttaattaacctcattctgaacagatttcgctcatttatatagccccaaaatgtttttaaaggctcagttttaacactctacttgctaaaaaaaatgttgggtttaaatcgggcttgggctcataataacagtttatgggtctgGTTGGTCTTGGGTCGCTGTAATGCATACAGGGCAATAGGTGATTTCTGAAGGTTTGTTGGCTTTATATTTTAGTAGTAGTTGAGTATTAAAGCTGGTAAGTTTTATCTTATAACACTTTGAGACACTGGGTTTGGCTGAGTCATTTCACAATCACTGGTTGCAGAGCTACCAGTGCTGCACTGTGGTCTGCATGGCTCAGGGGTGAAGGGGAAGCTCTAAAAGTTAAGCGTCTGCCCCAAAGCCCTCTATTTGTTTGTATTGCTCTTCTAAATCATTTGTCCattatttatctatattatttaCACGTTTCTTATTTTATCAGTTCTTCAGTTGGTGTGAATTTGGAAACGTTGTGTTTGTTACCCCTCAGCTTGCATTGCTCAAAACTCAAGCTGTGAAACTCAAAAGCACCAGTATGAAATTGACTGTGATTTCACTAttagtgtgtcttgctaatttaAATTGTAGATGCGTAAATGTTGCTAGAATGTTAAATATATTACCGTAAATGTAATGCACTGTTAAGAGTAATGATGTCACCTCAAAGTTTAAACCGTAATTAAATCTAGGCTTTGTTTTAGTagcttgtttttttataaataagcTAAATAACTCTTGTTTATTAGTATAGACAAATCATCTCTTAGTTCAAGCAGCCAATACTGATTAAGGATGCCCCGTTAACTATTTTTAGGCACACTTGTTAAAAGATTAtctacattattgacttattgttcaataaatagacatgacttcaatcattttaataatcgtgaaatcatctattgtgtttgcacttacaaaataaACGTACACAAATATTATGACTGTGGGCGTGGCTGCGTTGACCCAGTAGTGCAAAGCACAGGGAGagacagaaacagggattgaattaactcaaaaatataccttCATTAGGAAAAAAgccctccatcaacacccaaaactaactaacactaaaaaataataaaggccCAGTGCAGCTCTAGTTTCTTAACTTTACTGTCTCTTTGGTtcatgttgcctcagccttccattCACTATCAGCGTATCTCTCGAGTGAAAAGGCTGAAGCAGGGTCTTTATTCCGGTTCaacgtgggccagctgggacagaccggggctgcacgtcaaAGACTGCACGTGAATTCCtttattatgatattatgttatcatatTGTTAGTGCCAAATTTTGTTTGCATAGTTCTTTTATATCGTTTTGTTTCTCCATGATTTATTCATACACGTTTTTTGCTTTCTCAGTTCTTCAGTCGGTGTGCATTTGGAAGCGTTGTGTTCGTTACCCCTCAGCTTGCATTGCTGCAGCTCGACTGACTTCCTGTTAAGAGTGCACCTGCACGGTCTCAAGAGATCAGACAGTCTCGCAGAGTCTCACAGCCCCGGCTGAATTGACTGGTGGGAGATCTGCCAGCATTGATACAGAAAGTGTCAGTTTCTCATGTACTAAAGCGGCGCTTTCAGTGTGTGTTCAGCTTTTCACAGAGTACGCAGGGCGGCCGAATCTCACATATTGGCGGTGAGACTCGCACTAGGCCTTAACCTCACTTTTTCACGCCTCACTTGCCATTTTTCACAGGTTTTTAACTGCCCCTCATTCGCCTCTCTCTACCTGTGGAAGATTGTGAAGACTGATGTGAAACTCTTACAGCTGCCTCTGTAGCTTACACTGATTAAACTACTACACTTGACCAGCAATGGTGACTTTGTAAAAGGGTTAGGGAGAGAATACTATTTAGCTGGATAGTTACAGCCAATCTGTGTGATCTAGTTCTCTgcactgctccatgctgtttacacgcgcagtatgtgcagcgtgcATTACATGTACATCTGCGCTTCACGTCCCATAAAAAAAACCACTGTGTTTTAAAGCGCAGGGGTAATATTTTtttagcgttctgtgttaaagcagcttcacactgcacagatatacagatatatgccctgcaacacagaatcttctcacaaTATTTAGGCCACTTTTATGCTCATGTGCcaggcagctctgaccaatcTGAGGAGATTCTGaagtgctcgcgtggtttattgcacattgcattttggtgcgtttaggtttatgcctgtgtgaaaccaaaccaaacagaaggagaaaaagCTCCAAATATagcatttaaatataatttacatagcaaattaaaatgtttttgttttaaaggtGCAAAAATTGCTCAGGACTAGTAGTGAGCATATGAGCTTGTTGTTGACAGTGTGTAACTATTGAATTAATGGTGTAGAAATactaaacaaaagacaaaaacaaataaaacacttaaTCATTTTTATGGTAAATGCCTTCAAATTTAGATTTCCACACTCTGTATATTCTGTATTCTGACCTTTCGGACAGTTGATGtgtttctagaaaaaaaaaaaaaactataaaaagtatTCGTCTGAACTCTCAGGACCTTTCTTCTTCTAGGAAATTCTTATCTACTGGTTCTTTGTGGTTCTCTGGTTGGAAACGGATGGTCCAAAGGGGAGGGTGCATGGGCGGGCAGGTGTATGTGCGcctcaaaacatgcaaaacaaaTTTATGTAACTGCAGCGTGGTGGAGGAGGTTGGACTCTGGCATGTGACACGGTATTAAGTTGACAAGAATGCTCCGCTAGTGGAGGCCCCGGCCAACCGCACACACGCATTCAGCGTGCCACACTCATTCATGTAGCCTGTCTGTCATCCTGCACGTCCAGCAGATAAGCAGCGTATGAAGCTCTGTTTGCTGTCGCGCTGCTTCTTCAGAAAACAAGCCGTTGAGGGATCTGTCAGACGTTAAAGTGACAGAGGCTCTTGAAAGGAGGGTCAGTGGAAAAGATTAATGGACGGCGTCTGCCCTTCAGCTGGCCAAGTTTCTATTATTAAAGAGATTTCCCTTGGCTTGTCCAGGTATCTGTGCAGTTTAGACCAGGCATGTCACATTTCTTCAACACAGGGTGAAAAACACTGTGCAGAATAGTGCTTTCATAGTGCTTTCTCTCCATCTGTTTTTTGTCTGGGTTTTCTTATAAATTGCTCTTTGTTCCTTAAAAATATTATTGCAAGTTTTGTTTTACAGTTCTGAATGCAAAATGAttgattatacatttacctcatttAATAGTGAAACTCGATTCACCAGTATAAATTTAGAAACAACTGATTGGGCGtaataaattatttcaagaatacaagcctgcaacaaaaaagaaaattgtattttattattgcatacgatatgatatagccCCTAACACCtaacccctaactgagatataaaaaaatatacaagaattttGTGAGAGATTTGTaagagaagtcaatgatccaggaaGTCATgctactaataataacaataataatgcactccaaatatctccatatatacaggattaaagtaaaataaatgatatctggacagatataatctgtctctagtagatatataatgggaaataatcagaacagtgtgaattttttctattatataaaaacagtataaaagtagtaccctgatgtgatgattaataatcaaataaataaaagaatccattgtttttaaacaaaggtgCAGATAAAATTGTTCagaatgtgtgtaagtgctgTTATTGATGTATTTATTGGTCATTGGGTACGCTTTAACTCTTTCTTACACAATAGATTTCAATATCTGCTAATTGCTTTATCTGGTGTACTCTTGAAACAGGAGGAGCACTGAAAAAGTGGAATTGAGCACAGTTTGGGATTTCTAGATTGTTTTTGTTtcataatattgatatatttaaatatactgttaaatACATAAGAATGTTACTTAAATGcagtattttggaaaaaaataatcatttatttattttgggccCGAGAAGTATTGTCAGCTTGCTTCACCTTATCTACTTTGACATAAACTCATTTCAGTGCTCAAATTTACAAACTCGGACATGTCTGATGTCTCCTCAGGTTGGGTGATCAGTTCTACAGGGAGGCGATTGAACACTGTCGCAGCTATAATGCTCGACTGTGTGCCGAGCGCAGCGTCCGCCTGCCCTTCCTCGACTCACAGACTGGTGTCGCCCAGAACAACTGCTACATCTGGATGGAGCGCCACCATCGCGGACCGGGTGAGTTACAGACATCAGGAGaagtttgttattttagttatcacAGTGCCGAGAAAGAGGCCTGACCAAGAACTTTGAACAAATtgctaaatattattaaataagcaCTTGTGATGTTTTATTCCTTTTTACTAAAAGAACAGGATTTTTTAACAAGATATATTATCATTAATCCTTAATACGTATCATTAATACATATTTTGTGGTTTTGTGTGGTTGCATGTTCAGGTTTAGCAGCTGGACAGATGTATACGTACCCAGCTCGCTGCTGGAGAAAGAAAAGGAGGTTGCACACTTCTATGGATTCAAGCCTTCATCTCTATGGTCTACATATAGGTAAGAGTTTCCTGTCAGTACACTAATCACAGTGATTCCTTCAGCAGGTCAATGGCGAAGTTCACTCCTGTATTTCTACAGGATTCCCATGGGTCCTTAAAAcgttaaaaaaatgctattttaaggGACTTTAAAGACTTTACAGGGGTTTAAAACTTTAGCTTTTTATTAAGCATATTGTTGGGGCCTGTATCTCGCTGAGTTACACAGAACACTTGCTGTACTGGGATGATGAGCTCAGAAATATTGATAAAATCCTGCTAAATTATTGATTGtcactatttattatttaaggCTGTGAGTGTTTACAGTGCAACATTCAGTATGGTTATTTTTTCAGTTGTGCCAGAAGGGGGCAACAAAGGCTTAGTTCTCTTAactaaacattaaattaataatatgaaGAAAGCAAATGTTACAGCTAATGTAAGACTCATTTAAAACCCCATCATGAACACTCCCATAATGGCTCTGAGgggcaaaataaaacaaaataaggaAAATATCCTGAATATTTTACTCTGCAGCATGTGACGTCAATAGAAACTAATTATATAACGAATTATcagatttattcattttaagtaattatAGTTGATTTGACTCTGCTGTTAATGAGATGATTTTTTTACCTTGACAGGTAAGGAGGCTTTACCTGCACCGAGTACTACACTGGAGGCTTTGCTGAGAGGGGACGGGTTGGACAAGAGGAACAACTCCAGAGATGAGGAGAGTCTGCTGGAGATTCAGGTGAAGAGCTTTTCCtaaaaatcctgtaattttcctaaaaatgtctcttcttttctcttcactcttttttactctttctctcatcTTATTATGGATTACAGAGAGTTTTGGAGGCTGATGCCAATGAAGATGCTTTTCATGACGATGATGACTTTGAAGTGGACATACCAAAAAGGAAACATCGGGGAAAAGGCAGGGTGAGTTAGTTAACACTCTTATAAATTTAGTTTTTCTGTTGtattagttttaatgtttttacttggtgtgatttgttttattataattttttatacatAGATTTTAGACAATTCTGAGCaaagtggtttaaaaaaaaaaaaaaaaaactgaaatttttgtttaaattgttcGGCAGGGTCGAGGTTCAGGGCGGCGAAAGGCAGACTTAGATGACCAGGACAAGCCATACGTCTATGAAAGTAAGTGCATATATTaagcttaaatatatattttacatttacatttacacgtTTGTTTCAGTTCTTTTATACAGCTGTTGGTAATTCCTTATTTTGCACATTAACTAATCTAGAAAGTCAGATGTTAAGTGTGACATTTCTACTTGTGATTTTGTCGTCTACTATGTGTTTCTTTACTTCGTTTACTTTatatcttctctttttttttaggtaGATACAAACAAAAGCATAACTCCAAACCTGGAGCCTCAGGTATGtcgattttaatatatatatacatttttaagaaaATGAAACACTAAGAATGAATTAAGaaatagtaatattagtataagttaagtaaacaaaactttaattctttaaaaaacatttctaacaagtgctggatgttaatctacacaaatttatcttctgaaaacggtttatttgggtgagtaaagtgcttccaattatttacagtaagcttagatgcaagtaagccagggcaatattagcttgcaacttgttttaacacggtaaatgcccagactacagtctgatatactctcctctgaacggcgaaagagctagcgcttagcacggctagcagctaatgctaatgctgctccagcagtgccagccagTGTTAGCAGCcgtctacaggctgataatactcacctctgaatgacaaaaactgctggagaactaaactgaatctcctgtataactctgtacttcagcagagtggctttactgctccttaatacctggattataaggagcactgacatttttggggaaaattaaaggattttaagtgcacataaTAGTGCAAAAAACTAATTTTGCACcagaggttttatatatatacaggtgctggtcaacgaattagaataatttgaaatagtgcaatcatgaagttctttgaatgcattttttgtgcagaaagcaaatcaggtgttcaccgcacctgtcctactcgttagactaatcacagaactcgttacctggaaaaaaatttgctcagctgagctttccaaaaggcccatttaggccatttaactgtgacactgttgttttattgaattagaataatggagaaacagtttcattgaattagaataaatgctggaatttttgttttctgtgaagagtgttcactgtgcagtataaagtcagggttgagtagaatttctaagttgtaaaatcaatcatgggtaagcagcgcgacctctcaaccggaatagtggctcaaattcaagcccttcgccaacaaggcttgacccaaactaaaattgctgagcagctcggcatcagccagtcttccgtctgcaaagctctcaagaaaaactgcagcaagcgcaccaactgttccggcgtccgaaaaacttctgctcgcgacaacaagcagctgagaaagatcgcagtcagcaaccggttcaagtccacttccgagctcaccgacttgtggaacaagcagaccggcgctgacgtctccagatcaaccacttaccgtcgtctgcgcgaactcggcttcaaatctcgcgttccagcagtaaaaccgatgctgaacaagaaacaaatggagaaacgactgaagtgggccaaagaacacgcgAGTGGattgctgaagactggcagaaagtggtcttcagtgacgaatcacgcttctgcatctccttcggtgaccaaggtcctcgtgtctggcgtcgtggtggcgaaacctacaaccacgagtgcgtgaaaagatccgtcaagtttccccagagtgttatggtctggggatgcatgtccgctcgaggtgtagggaaactctgcttcctcaagaagaatgtcaatgctgccgtatatcaagatgttctggaaacgttcctgattcagactgttgaggaacagttcggcgaagaagacttcatatttcaacaggatcttgcaccggctcatgcggcaaagttgaccaaagattggttcactaaaaaacagcttgaagttttggcatggccggccaactcgcctgacctcattgtcattgaaaacctttgggccatcgtcaagcggaaaatttgtgacagaaagcctactacgctggaccaactgaagcagaacatcgccactgcctgggaagctgtgagtgcggaaacttgcgacaagctggtcaaatcgatgccgctgagacttcaggcagtcatacaagccaagggggcagccacaaaatactgagaaagtgatgattgtaattataataaaaattattctaattcaatgaaacggtttctccattattctaattcaataaaacaacagtgtcacagttaaatggcctaaatcagctgagcaaattttttttccaggtaacgagttctgtgattagtctaacgagtaggacaggtgcggtgaacacctgatttgctttctgcacaaaaaatgcattcaaagtatttcatgattgcactatttcaaattattctaattcgttgaccagcacctgtacatatATTGAATATTTTGTACGTTTCTGCTGTAGCTGATATtcattctgttttgttttagtttgtggGAAGCGCTACCGGAATCGCACTGGCTTAAGCTACCATTATGGCCACACCCACATTGCTGAAAAGGAGGAGCCCCAGACCAGGGACTCTGAGCCATCACAGTCCCCACCCATGAACCACCGTCCTCACAGTCGCAAACGTAAGCTCTTACAACTTAGACTGCTCTCTTTCTCCACCACATATAACATAAGTAATTTTTAAACGCTTCTAAAAACAGCTGAAATATAGCACGTGCattattgtttttgttaataTCTTCATCTAACTGTTCTTTTCCACCCCCTAGATCAAATAAATTCAGAAGCAGATCATACACGCAACAATTTCTGTGACGTCTGCCAGTTAAAACCCGGCGCCAACCTGAAGGAAGGCAAGTGCCTCAAATGTGGGCGTTCAGGTATGTGTTCTTTTACTAAAACCAGCTTCTTAAATTCCTATTGTTAATATAGGAAATGATATTTCAGTGTTCTattcagtttagctccaccttcCACACATAGAACAGTTATATCTGGATCTATAATGTCCAGAATATATGAATACATgtagcagctcacagacgcagccttgtggtgatccacatcaccctaggagtgatgagaggaaagagagagcggcatctactgtactgtacccacccagaggcaGTAAGgctgattgtgctctctctgggctcccgcagctgatggcaagctgcatgactgggattcgaaccagcaagctCCCGAACATAGTGGCAGCTCCTTAGTCCGCTGGGCCACTCGGATCCGCAATTCTAACAGCAGTCTGGCCTGGAACGGTTTAACTGATATGCTAACAGATGGGCTTAGGCgaccacaatgctaacagacactgcAAGTGAAGTTGAAGTGGTTTATCTAccatgctaactgtttttctgagctggattactcttcGATAGTTGATGACCAATCAGACTTtgtccattcaaaatgctgtgtagtcctgGACTTAAagcctgtctgggaaactgaccctttttaaacacaattgtttatgtgtaaaacataaaattgcaAAACAAATTTTATGTGTACcccttttacacattttgtacaaTAACCCAGAATTGGTCTGGGCATTACTTGTACACATAGTAGACTGTAAGTATAAAGGAAATCACCTTAATATGTTTGCTTTTTTACATTTCGGTTGTAcagttttattaaattattacgtCAATGGTTTTTTAAAAACTATGTGATGTTTCACTAGGTGGGCGGGATGGAGATAAAGATGAGAAGACTTTTGTCGGAGCTGAGGAGCTGTTCGGTACAACTTCTGAGAGCGACACGTCCACATTTCACGGATTTGAGGAGGATGACCTGGAGGAGCCTTTGTCCAACGGAAATGATGCCTCCCCAAAGTGCAGATAGAAAATAACTTGCGGGtctttttaaactgttatttAAAGAACAGCGCATCCCCCCTGCAAAAAaattctgctgcttcttcttactttttacatttttgtttgtttgtttcttcccTTTTTCGGACAGCAAAGCACAAGTCATTATATCAAAAAGAAGATATATGAACGTGTTCTCTTTCTCGGACAGCTTACACCATTAGTAAGTTATAGATGTGTttttatgttgttattattattgttactattgttattaatattattattattatttaaaccttAGGAGCAAATAGGAACAGATTTTTCTCTTTAATTTCTTTTTGAACACacttcatattattatttttttcccttgaGGGGAAAAGATCGTGTGATACAGAAACGCTGGAACGGACGTGACTTTCTGACTTCCTCCTGGAATTAATTTCTAGGAAAATGAACGATTAAATTTtaacaatacaaaaatacttAAAGCCTCGCTTGATTACAGAAAGAATTAAAAGGCAATGAAGAtaatgaaactttttttggtagcgTTTTATGTCACTGGAATTGCCAAGGATGCAAGCAAGAACTTGAATCTGAAGTCAACTCAGAACTTTCTCATGTGGATTATTATTATGACTGCGCCAAATCAGAGTTGGGATAACTGTTGAGGAGAGGAGTAACAGATGTCTGCCTTTCGTCCTGCTCAGATCAGAAGTTGTTAATGAAGTGATTTAACTGTAGAAGTTTGAAACACCAGAGATATGAAGGTAAGACTTTTTGCCCCTAAAATTTACTCTCTATTACAGATATAAGGATTGATTAGGCATGTGCCAATATGCTGAATTTTAGTCTGAAAAATGTGATTGGGGTCATTTTACAGATTCCGAGAGCATGTAGTGTGCGGTCAACAAGAGCATCACATGACTAATGACTATTGTCATTAATTTCCAGTGAGATTCagctgcttattttatttttcacccTATAAGGCAccccggattataaggtgcactatagaCAAACGTCTATttactggtcta is a genomic window of Astyanax mexicanus isolate ESR-SI-001 chromosome 14, AstMex3_surface, whole genome shotgun sequence containing:
- the LOC103039408 gene encoding zinc finger protein DPF3 encodes the protein MAAVIQNPLNALGDQFYREAIEHCRSYNARLCAERSVRLPFLDSQTGVAQNNCYIWMERHHRGPGLAAGQMYTYPARCWRKKRRLHTSMDSSLHLYGLHIGKEALPAPSTTLEALLRGDGLDKRNNSRDEESLLEIQRVLEADANEDAFHDDDDFEVDIPKRKHRGKGRGRGSGRRKADLDDQDKPYVYESRYKQKHNSKPGASVCGKRYRNRTGLSYHYGHTHIAEKEEPQTRDSEPSQSPPMNHRPHSRKHQINSEADHTRNNFCDVCQLKPGANLKEGKCLKCGRSGGRDGDKDEKTFVGAEELFGTTSESDTSTFHGFEEDDLEEPLSNGNDASPKCR